The following proteins come from a genomic window of Flavobacteriaceae bacterium MAR_2010_188:
- a CDS encoding GTP-binding protein LepA, which yields MKNIRNFCIIAHIDHGKSTLADRLLDFTGSVTDREKQDQLLDNMDLERERGITIKSHAIQMDYFYKGEQYVLNLIDTPGHVDFSYEVSRSIAACEGALLVVDAAQSIQAQTISNLYLALENDLEIIPVLNKIDLPSASPEEVKDDIVDLLGCDVDDIIPASAKTGIGIEEILSAIIERIPAPKGNIDEPLQALIFDSVYNPFRGVETYFRVKNGIIKKNQLIKFIATGNTYNADEVGTLKLKQVPKNEIRAGDVGYLITGIKEAKEVKVGDTITDAKNPTTNPISGYENVKPMVFAGIYPVDTEDYEELRSSMEKLQLNDASLVFTPESSAALGFGFRCGFLGMLHMEIIQERLEREFDMTVITTVPNVSYHAFTHKNTDEPIIVNNPTDLPEPSSLNRVEEPYIKATIITKSDYVGNVMSLCIEKRGIITNQTYLTTERVELTFDMPLAEIVFDFYDRLKTVSRGYASFDYSPIGLRASKLVRVDILLNAQPVDALSALIHADNAYHIGKKMCEKLKELIPRQQFDIPIQAAIGAKIISRETIKALRKDVTAKCYGGDISRKRKLLEKQKKGKKRMRQVGNVEIPQEAFMAVLKLND from the coding sequence ATGAAAAACATAAGAAACTTTTGTATAATCGCGCATATTGACCACGGCAAGAGCACCTTGGCCGACCGTCTGTTAGACTTTACCGGTAGTGTTACCGATAGGGAAAAACAAGACCAGCTGCTCGATAACATGGATTTGGAGAGAGAGCGCGGCATTACTATTAAGTCCCATGCAATACAAATGGACTATTTTTATAAAGGTGAACAATATGTATTGAACCTCATCGACACTCCTGGCCACGTGGATTTTTCGTATGAAGTTTCCCGTTCTATCGCTGCCTGCGAAGGTGCGTTGTTAGTTGTAGATGCTGCTCAGAGCATTCAGGCTCAGACTATTTCTAACTTATATCTGGCTTTAGAAAATGATCTGGAAATCATTCCGGTGCTTAATAAAATAGATTTGCCTAGCGCAAGTCCAGAAGAAGTTAAAGACGATATTGTTGACCTTTTAGGTTGCGATGTAGATGATATTATTCCCGCAAGCGCTAAAACCGGTATTGGGATTGAGGAGATTCTTTCTGCAATTATAGAGAGAATTCCGGCTCCAAAAGGCAATATAGACGAGCCTCTGCAGGCTTTAATCTTTGATTCTGTTTACAATCCTTTTAGAGGTGTAGAAACTTATTTTAGGGTGAAAAATGGTATCATCAAAAAAAATCAGCTTATAAAATTTATAGCCACCGGCAACACTTATAATGCAGACGAAGTAGGGACTTTAAAGCTAAAGCAAGTTCCTAAAAATGAAATTAGGGCTGGAGATGTAGGTTATTTGATTACCGGTATCAAAGAAGCGAAAGAAGTAAAAGTTGGGGACACCATTACCGATGCAAAAAACCCAACAACTAACCCGATTAGCGGATACGAAAACGTAAAACCGATGGTTTTTGCTGGTATTTACCCCGTCGACACCGAAGATTACGAGGAATTAAGATCATCAATGGAAAAGCTTCAACTTAACGATGCTTCTTTGGTATTTACTCCAGAAAGTTCAGCCGCTCTAGGTTTTGGATTTAGATGTGGTTTCCTTGGGATGCTTCATATGGAAATTATCCAAGAGCGTTTGGAGCGTGAATTCGATATGACCGTAATTACAACCGTTCCTAACGTTTCCTACCATGCCTTCACTCATAAAAATACAGACGAACCGATTATTGTAAACAATCCTACCGATCTGCCAGAACCTTCAAGTTTAAACAGGGTAGAAGAGCCATATATCAAAGCGACCATCATCACCAAGTCTGACTACGTGGGCAATGTGATGTCTCTTTGTATCGAAAAAAGAGGAATTATAACCAACCAAACTTATCTTACTACGGAAAGAGTTGAATTAACCTTTGATATGCCTTTAGCAGAAATTGTGTTCGATTTTTACGATCGTTTAAAAACAGTTTCAAGAGGTTATGCTTCGTTTGATTATTCACCGATAGGTTTAAGAGCTTCAAAATTAGTTAGGGTAGATATTTTGCTGAATGCACAGCCGGTGGATGCATTGTCCGCCCTTATTCATGCCGACAACGCTTACCACATCGGAAAAAAGATGTGCGAAAAGTTGAAGGAGTTAATTCCGCGTCAGCAATTCGATATTCCTATACAAGCAGCAATTGGGGCCAAGATTATTTCTCGTGAAACCATTAAGGCTTTAAGAAAAGACGTTACCGCAAAATGTTATGGTGGTGATATTTCCCGTAAGAGGAAACTTTTAGAAAAGCAGAAAAAAGGTAAAAAGAGAATGAGACAAGTCGGGAATGTTGAAATTCCGCAGGAAGCTTTTATGGCGGTCCTTAAATTGAACGACTAG
- a CDS encoding sodium/proton antiporter, CPA1 family: MDQLLNTSPYFVAMAYFGLAIAIVAFLPLYTRRAKVTYIIPLLCLGFLLYLIGAPLPWPDPIWDLDKAKIITEIIVILSLMTAGLKIGTQYKWNEWRRPLSLIVITMPLFMGAVYLVSYYLLGLNGPVSLLLSAVLAPTDPVLASEMQLEEHQHEDTKETGLQFTLTAEAGINDGFAFPFVFLAILWSKSTSFGDIDWGHFVSFYLLYKIIGGLIIGALIGFLCSSLIKIHNRDEQKFILSGFIAVALTFFSYGLAEFISTYGFLSVFATGVFLQHHRPKKESESVKDFMLPFIEEVEKLTVVIWTIFFGGALLTGILNYTDGVGIIVSLAIVLVLRPIFGYLAMATTPYSNAKKWAIGFFGIKGIGSYFYLTYGILHGNFKEFDELFGIVSYVVLFSIVIHGFTSLRVLNYFNLKRK, encoded by the coding sequence ATGGATCAACTACTAAATACCAGCCCCTATTTTGTTGCTATGGCATACTTTGGTCTTGCCATTGCAATCGTAGCTTTTCTGCCTCTTTACACTAGAAGGGCTAAAGTAACCTACATCATTCCTTTGCTCTGCTTAGGGTTCTTACTTTATCTAATTGGGGCGCCTTTACCTTGGCCCGATCCAATATGGGACTTGGACAAGGCTAAAATTATTACTGAAATCATAGTTATTTTGAGCCTTATGACAGCAGGCCTTAAAATAGGCACTCAATATAAATGGAATGAGTGGCGCAGACCATTATCTCTCATTGTGATAACTATGCCGCTATTTATGGGGGCCGTTTATTTGGTTTCTTATTATTTACTTGGATTAAATGGCCCAGTTTCTCTACTACTTTCAGCAGTCTTAGCCCCAACCGACCCAGTTTTGGCTTCGGAAATGCAACTGGAAGAACATCAACATGAAGACACTAAAGAAACAGGTCTGCAATTTACTCTAACCGCAGAAGCCGGTATAAATGATGGCTTCGCATTCCCTTTTGTCTTTTTAGCCATTCTATGGTCTAAGTCCACAAGTTTTGGTGATATTGATTGGGGACACTTTGTTTCGTTTTATCTCCTTTATAAAATAATTGGCGGTTTAATCATCGGAGCACTAATCGGGTTTTTATGTAGTTCTCTTATAAAAATCCACAATAGGGATGAGCAGAAATTCATTCTCAGTGGGTTTATAGCTGTTGCCCTGACATTTTTTTCATATGGTCTGGCAGAGTTTATTTCTACCTACGGTTTTTTGAGTGTATTTGCTACAGGTGTATTTCTGCAACATCATCGTCCTAAAAAAGAAAGTGAATCTGTGAAGGATTTCATGTTGCCATTTATAGAAGAAGTTGAAAAGTTGACGGTGGTCATCTGGACTATATTTTTCGGTGGAGCGCTACTAACCGGTATTCTAAACTATACAGACGGAGTGGGTATAATAGTCAGTCTTGCCATTGTCCTTGTGCTAAGACCAATATTCGGATATTTGGCCATGGCAACTACACCTTATTCAAATGCCAAGAAATGGGCAATTGGGTTTTTCGGAATCAAGGGTATTGGGAGCTATTTTTATTTGACCTACGGTATCCTACATGGAAACTTTAAGGAATTTGATGAATTATTCGGTATTGTGAGTTACGTTGTTCTTTTTAGTATAGTGATTCACGGTTTTACCAGCCTAAGAGTACTCAATTATTTCAATTTGAAAAGAAAATAG
- a CDS encoding sodium/proton antiporter, CPA1 family: MLELAGIIILGILAQWIAWKFKIPAILPLILIGLAVGPLSTFYSEDGNQWIRPIWNDEKGFFPGEGLFYFVSLAIGIILFEGGLTLKLNEIKKVGGVIVNLISLGSIITFFGAGVSAHYVFGFDWQISFLFSALIIVTGPTVITPILRNIPLKKDISAVLKWEGILIDPIGALVAVLVFGFITVNIPIGLEEIATDTVTTNGHSSGSYTKHALIEFGKIIVIGFAFGLAGGFATYHAVKRKVIPHYLLNVASLSLVLLIFVMSDLFAHESGLLAVVVMGMFLGNSDLPNLKELLYFKESLSVLLISILFILLSANIPLEDLILIIDWRTAILFAIIIFVIRPIGVLLSTLGSGLTINEKIFISWVGPRGIVAAGIASLFGTKLVEYGIPGAEYITPLVFGLVLVTVLLNATTARMVASLLGVFLKQSEGILIIGASRVSRLIASYLHKNNRHVVLVDSNRSNIEKAQELGLDAIIANIYNDDLSDNIELSDVGYLLAMTGSDEINRQAMRRFGSRFGENGTFRIMTNEELNLSGPVKPEEVFSNTHDYIRFTEVARDYPSIQEIVVDDDKRFLRVLEKIRDNKDAIPLFIKDSDGTLKLIDTLTEFDIDQGSAIAYLGKPIDFEDVVIATSKEEELPEAENKNV; the protein is encoded by the coding sequence ATGTTAGAGTTAGCAGGAATAATCATATTGGGGATATTAGCGCAATGGATTGCTTGGAAATTCAAGATTCCTGCAATTCTTCCCCTCATTTTGATTGGGCTTGCTGTAGGTCCGCTTTCAACATTTTATTCTGAAGACGGCAATCAATGGATACGACCAATTTGGAATGATGAAAAAGGATTTTTTCCTGGTGAGGGACTTTTTTATTTTGTGTCATTAGCTATTGGAATTATCTTGTTTGAAGGAGGCCTTACCTTAAAGTTGAATGAAATTAAAAAGGTCGGTGGCGTTATCGTTAATTTGATAAGCCTTGGATCGATTATCACCTTTTTTGGAGCCGGGGTTTCCGCGCACTATGTATTTGGGTTTGATTGGCAAATATCATTTCTTTTCTCTGCGTTAATTATAGTAACGGGTCCAACCGTTATCACGCCGATACTTCGAAACATTCCTTTAAAAAAGGATATTTCGGCAGTTTTAAAATGGGAAGGAATTTTAATCGATCCCATTGGGGCTCTTGTGGCTGTTTTGGTATTTGGATTTATTACGGTTAATATTCCTATAGGTCTAGAAGAAATTGCAACCGATACCGTGACAACTAATGGACATAGTAGTGGAAGCTATACCAAGCATGCACTTATTGAATTTGGAAAAATAATCGTGATTGGCTTTGCATTTGGCCTTGCTGGAGGATTCGCTACCTATCACGCTGTAAAACGCAAAGTTATACCTCATTATCTACTTAATGTAGCGTCACTGTCTCTAGTATTGCTAATTTTTGTAATGAGCGATCTTTTCGCCCACGAATCGGGGCTTCTGGCGGTTGTAGTGATGGGTATGTTTCTCGGCAACAGCGATTTGCCCAATCTTAAGGAGCTGCTCTATTTTAAGGAATCACTTAGCGTTTTGCTTATTTCTATTCTTTTTATACTGCTTTCTGCAAATATTCCGCTGGAGGACCTTATTTTGATTATCGATTGGAGAACTGCTATTCTCTTTGCCATCATAATTTTCGTGATAAGACCAATCGGGGTTTTGCTCAGCACTCTGGGAAGCGGATTAACCATAAATGAAAAAATCTTTATTAGTTGGGTCGGTCCAAGAGGAATTGTCGCCGCGGGAATTGCCAGTCTATTTGGCACTAAACTGGTAGAATATGGAATTCCCGGGGCGGAGTATATTACCCCACTGGTTTTCGGTTTAGTTTTGGTGACCGTACTGCTCAATGCGACCACCGCCCGCATGGTGGCATCACTTTTAGGAGTTTTTCTAAAGCAATCGGAAGGGATTCTTATTATTGGAGCTTCCAGAGTTTCAAGACTCATTGCGTCCTATCTTCATAAGAACAATAGACATGTGGTTTTGGTGGATAGTAACCGATCCAATATAGAAAAAGCCCAAGAACTTGGATTGGACGCCATAATCGCGAATATTTACAACGACGATCTTAGCGACAACATCGAGTTGAGTGATGTAGGGTATCTTTTGGCGATGACGGGAAGTGATGAAATAAATCGCCAAGCAATGAGGCGGTTCGGGAGCAGATTTGGTGAAAATGGGACTTTCCGTATAATGACTAATGAGGAATTAAATCTTAGTGGTCCAGTAAAACCTGAGGAAGTCTTTAGTAATACGCACGACTACATACGATTTACCGAAGTGGCTCGAGATTATCCATCCATTCAAGAAATCGTAGTAGATGATGATAAAAGATTTTTAAGAGTGTTAGAAAAAATAAGGGATAACAAGGACGCCATACCCCTTTTTATAAAAGACTCGGACGGAACCTTAAAATTGATCGACACGCTTACAGAATTTGATATTGATCAAGGTAGTGCTATAGCTTATCTTGGAAAGCCTATCGATTTTGAAGATGTTGTAATTGCCACATCCAAAGAAGAGGAATTGCCGGAGGCAGAAAACAAGAACGTGTGA
- a CDS encoding Nucleotide-binding universal stress protein, UspA family — MFKTIGIGIAFSPNLRANIYEAIRFSQYFKSKLVLIHVGSKTEEKLNKIEASINEAQGNSLNIETVFSEGEPVEVILSITKEKKIELLLIGALQREKLVTYYMGSIARKISRKASCSIMLLTHPSVKPTPYNHFVVNGLKDPKTFKTINSAFYTASKIGGKKITIVEEITQTELAVKVKDDKSLRKSQLMKEKIKRREGIRVKELLNKIPLELKDNVNIKIQGIFGKRGYSIGHYAELVRADLLVMNAPIKSGLWDRIFPHDIEYILTELPSDVLIIR, encoded by the coding sequence ATGTTTAAGACCATAGGAATAGGTATCGCGTTTTCGCCAAATCTTAGGGCCAATATCTACGAGGCCATAAGGTTCTCGCAGTATTTTAAAAGCAAACTTGTGCTGATACATGTAGGTTCTAAAACGGAAGAAAAACTCAATAAGATTGAAGCATCTATAAATGAAGCCCAAGGAAACAGTCTTAATATAGAAACTGTTTTTTCTGAAGGTGAACCTGTTGAGGTTATTCTATCGATTACCAAGGAGAAAAAAATAGAATTACTTCTGATCGGCGCTCTACAAAGAGAGAAGTTGGTAACGTATTATATGGGTTCCATTGCCAGAAAAATAAGTCGCAAAGCATCTTGTTCAATCATGTTATTGACCCATCCATCGGTTAAACCAACACCATACAATCATTTTGTGGTGAATGGTCTGAAGGATCCAAAAACCTTTAAAACCATTAATTCTGCCTTTTACACAGCTTCAAAAATTGGTGGAAAAAAGATAACCATTGTTGAAGAAATTACCCAAACGGAACTGGCCGTAAAGGTGAAGGACGACAAATCCCTACGTAAATCGCAATTGATGAAAGAGAAGATAAAAAGGAGGGAAGGAATAAGAGTAAAAGAACTTCTAAATAAAATTCCCCTTGAACTTAAAGATAATGTCAACATTAAAATACAGGGCATCTTCGGAAAAAGAGGTTATTCAATTGGTCATTATGCAGAACTGGTAAGAGCTGATCTCTTAGTTATGAATGCACCAATAAAATCGGGCTTATGGGATAGGATTTTCCCGCATGATATCGAGTATATTTTAACTGAGTTGCCGAGCGATGTATTGATTATTAGATGA
- a CDS encoding Sulfate permease, MFS superfamily, with protein MSPKKNRLAYFFKKLPANIFSGFVVSLIALPLGLGLAMASEAPAIAGVITAIVGGVVVSIFGGSHVTITGPGNGMVGVLLIAITTLGLMDAYTAIVCSGFVLMLLGFLRMGKLSDFFPSSAIQGMLAAIGLIILGKQFHIMLANRIVRDSTLGYLLEIPNTILKVFTYDDKGLIYAALSGVISLAIMLYYPKFRNKYLQLIPAPMWIVILSIGFSYFHELVLDHPNPIDPNYMLPAIPSITDLFNDLPEIRFNGIWNLQFWSSVFGLTFIASIESLLSIKAIDNLDPEKHRSNVNKDLKALGIATIGSGFLGGLNVVTVIARSSVNVNNGGNNRSANFSHAIFLLLFIGLFSTQLTRIPLPALMAILVFTGYKLASPKLVRRMFSVGSEQLLIFLVTLVGTLRFGLISGIGLGILLTFLVHGIINKNVGMFLRNWLKPNVLMYKEDGEGEIYYISVKHFCNFLNYYRLKEKIDAVSEDNDVVIDFSMCVFVDHTVMDNLHSYQEVFRKQGGHLEIVGLDSHQSDSTHPFALKRLLPVPKFIEKNLTKRQFNIGQIAENFNYIYNAKKGKNLEFLNGFYYFETKQISHIYNTLINSIGDYMVFDIEYSEGAFIAKEDIRSTMMYIELHQPIPVFTLSKENLIEKIYGIGGHSDIDIQGNEEFSKRFYLYGEDEVGILKFFSDSLILFFESIPYYHIESNGKWLLIFNRAQLAGDKEIKTLLDFGKRLKSAIIAE; from the coding sequence ATGAGCCCGAAAAAAAACCGATTAGCATATTTCTTTAAGAAGCTTCCCGCAAATATATTCTCAGGATTTGTGGTAAGCCTTATAGCGCTGCCTTTGGGTCTCGGACTGGCAATGGCAAGTGAAGCCCCTGCGATTGCAGGGGTAATTACCGCAATAGTGGGAGGTGTTGTAGTATCAATATTTGGCGGAAGCCACGTTACGATTACTGGGCCAGGCAACGGGATGGTTGGGGTTTTGCTAATTGCAATTACCACTTTAGGCTTAATGGACGCCTATACTGCTATCGTTTGTTCTGGGTTTGTTTTGATGCTTCTTGGCTTTTTAAGAATGGGAAAGCTTTCAGATTTCTTTCCGTCTTCAGCCATTCAAGGGATGCTTGCTGCGATAGGATTGATTATTTTGGGAAAGCAATTCCATATTATGCTTGCGAATAGAATTGTAAGAGATTCGACTTTGGGCTATCTTCTAGAAATTCCGAACACTATTTTAAAAGTCTTTACTTACGATGATAAAGGTTTGATATATGCAGCCTTATCTGGCGTTATAAGTTTAGCGATTATGCTGTATTACCCAAAATTCAGAAACAAATATCTACAGCTAATCCCTGCACCAATGTGGATTGTTATTCTTTCAATTGGGTTTAGTTATTTTCATGAGTTGGTGCTAGACCATCCTAACCCAATCGACCCTAATTATATGCTCCCGGCAATTCCGAGCATCACAGACCTTTTTAACGATTTGCCAGAAATTAGATTCAACGGAATCTGGAATCTTCAGTTTTGGTCTAGTGTCTTCGGGCTAACCTTTATCGCTAGCATAGAATCTCTTTTGAGCATAAAAGCCATAGATAATCTTGACCCTGAAAAGCACCGTTCTAATGTAAATAAAGATTTAAAGGCACTTGGTATTGCAACTATTGGCTCTGGTTTTTTGGGGGGATTAAATGTTGTAACGGTAATCGCGCGAAGTTCGGTAAACGTAAATAATGGCGGTAACAATCGTTCGGCAAATTTCTCTCATGCAATCTTTCTACTCTTATTTATTGGGTTATTTAGTACCCAACTTACCAGAATTCCTTTGCCTGCATTGATGGCGATTTTAGTGTTTACAGGCTATAAATTAGCTTCTCCAAAATTGGTAAGAAGAATGTTCTCGGTAGGTAGCGAACAGCTTCTTATCTTCCTAGTAACTTTGGTTGGTACGCTTCGATTTGGACTAATTAGCGGGATAGGACTTGGGATTCTTTTGACTTTTTTGGTTCATGGAATAATAAACAAGAATGTTGGAATGTTTCTAAGAAACTGGCTAAAACCAAATGTACTTATGTATAAAGAAGACGGCGAAGGAGAGATTTATTACATCAGCGTAAAGCATTTTTGCAATTTCCTAAATTATTACAGGCTTAAAGAGAAAATTGATGCCGTTTCAGAAGATAATGATGTGGTTATAGATTTCTCTATGTGTGTCTTTGTAGATCATACGGTCATGGACAATCTTCATAGTTATCAAGAGGTTTTTCGAAAACAGGGCGGGCATTTAGAAATTGTGGGCTTAGATTCTCATCAGTCTGATTCTACCCATCCATTTGCATTGAAACGCCTTTTGCCGGTACCCAAGTTCATTGAAAAAAACCTGACCAAAAGACAATTTAATATTGGGCAAATTGCAGAAAATTTCAACTACATCTATAACGCTAAAAAAGGCAAGAATCTAGAGTTCTTAAACGGTTTCTATTATTTTGAAACAAAACAGATTAGTCATATTTACAATACGTTAATAAATTCTATTGGCGATTATATGGTCTTTGATATTGAATATTCTGAAGGGGCTTTTATCGCTAAGGAAGATATAAGGTCTACCATGATGTATATTGAATTACACCAACCAATTCCGGTGTTCACCTTGAGTAAAGAGAACCTTATTGAAAAAATCTACGGTATCGGCGGACATTCGGATATCGACATACAAGGAAATGAAGAATTTTCGAAACGCTTTTATCTTTATGGTGAAGATGAAGTGGGAATATTGAAGTTTTTTAGTGATTCCTTGATTTTGTTCTTCGAAAGCATCCCTTACTACCACATAGAATCTAATGGAAAATGGTTATTGATTTTTAATCGTGCACAATTAGCTGGGGATAAAGAAATAAAAACACTGCTCGATTTCGGAAAGCGCCTAAAATCTGCGATTATAGCGGAATGA
- a CDS encoding Glyoxylase, beta-lactamase superfamily II yields MTLHPIQAGNFKLDGGAMFGVVPKSLWNRTNPADSNNMIDIAARCLLIEDGDRLILIDNGMGDKQSDKFFGYYFLWGDDSLDKSLQQYGFTKDDITDVFLTHLHFDHCGGSIQWNSDRTGYETAFKNAKFWSNEQHWEWATNPNAREKASFLKENILPIKESGQLNFTDMPDGDILKDSALGFDIFFANGHTDKQMIPMLNYKGKTICFMADLLPTVGHLPLPFVMGYDTRPLLTLSEKEKFLNMAADKNFYLLLEHDAHNEIITVKHTEKGVRLDETFTFNQILN; encoded by the coding sequence ATGACTCTACATCCGATACAGGCTGGAAATTTTAAATTAGACGGCGGCGCCATGTTTGGGGTTGTTCCTAAATCTTTATGGAATAGAACAAACCCTGCTGACTCTAATAACATGATCGATATCGCGGCACGCTGTTTGCTTATCGAGGACGGTGATAGACTTATCTTGATCGATAACGGAATGGGCGACAAACAAAGCGATAAATTTTTTGGATATTATTTTCTGTGGGGTGACGATTCTTTAGACAAATCACTTCAACAATATGGATTTACTAAAGACGATATCACCGATGTTTTCCTTACCCATCTTCATTTTGATCATTGCGGCGGTAGTATTCAATGGAATTCTGATAGAACTGGCTACGAAACCGCCTTTAAGAATGCGAAGTTTTGGAGCAATGAGCAACATTGGGAATGGGCAACAAATCCAAACGCTAGAGAAAAAGCATCTTTTTTGAAAGAAAACATACTTCCAATCAAGGAGAGCGGTCAACTTAATTTTACCGATATGCCAGATGGAGATATCTTAAAAGATAGTGCACTTGGTTTTGATATTTTCTTTGCTAACGGTCATACAGATAAACAAATGATTCCAATGCTCAATTATAAAGGTAAAACCATCTGTTTTATGGCGGATCTTTTGCCAACGGTTGGTCATTTACCATTGCCCTTTGTCATGGGTTATGACACAAGACCTCTTTTGACGTTGTCCGAAAAAGAGAAATTTTTGAATATGGCAGCAGATAAGAATTTCTATCTTCTACTAGAGCACGATGCTCACAATGAAATCATTACGGTTAAACACACCGAGAAGGGCGTTAGGTTAGATGAAACCTTCACCTTCAACCAAATTCTTAATTAA
- a CDS encoding Subtilase family protein, translating to MKIYNNTLKCIAVLCGLLFSCGSSNSNGTIISTPVENIDTRPLKYSVLTENEKQNWNHLDLIQDTIPGMSVDKAYDEIVKNKKGKTTIVAVIDSGIDITHEDLDGVIWTNKAEVPNNGKDDDNNGYIDDIHGWNFLGDTYYEQMEYTRLLASGDTSNPRYAEAQKEYNEAVQKYTTYKTQYGQLITEIKAADKAVATHLGKANYTKEDVSNIKTENESLARSVSIIKYVYTLDFDNVQTALVDLGAQLEDLNNWLDYRLNKSFKGRKTGDNVNDITDTKYGNNNVMPMKEGEVHGTFVAGIIAAERKNNRGIKGVANNVLIMPLRVVSDADEYDKDVALAIRYAVDNGAKIINGSFGKYYSPHPEWVQDAIKYAASKNVLFVHASGNESLDIDTKTNFPNDDLNATTEISDNFLSIGALNSKYGSGLVADYSNYGRKNVDIFAPGSQIYSTEPGNKYDYADGTSFASPNAAGVAALVWSQYPNLTASQVKSILINSGVDLTNKVSVGGDPNNVKSFNTISKSGKIVNAYNALIMAQQMSAQ from the coding sequence ATGAAAATTTACAACAATACATTAAAATGTATAGCTGTGTTATGCGGCCTATTGTTTAGCTGCGGGAGCAGTAATAGTAATGGTACCATCATTTCTACTCCGGTCGAAAATATAGATACTAGACCATTGAAATATTCGGTCTTAACCGAAAATGAAAAACAAAACTGGAATCATTTAGACCTAATACAGGATACAATACCAGGAATGAGCGTAGATAAAGCTTATGACGAAATCGTAAAGAACAAAAAGGGCAAAACTACTATTGTAGCTGTAATAGATTCGGGTATAGATATCACCCATGAAGATTTAGACGGAGTTATTTGGACCAACAAGGCAGAAGTTCCAAACAATGGAAAGGACGATGATAACAACGGATATATTGATGATATACATGGCTGGAATTTCTTAGGCGATACCTATTACGAGCAAATGGAGTATACCAGATTATTGGCCAGTGGCGACACCAGCAATCCTCGCTATGCCGAAGCTCAGAAGGAATATAACGAAGCAGTTCAAAAATATACAACCTATAAAACACAGTATGGACAGTTAATTACTGAGATAAAAGCCGCAGACAAGGCGGTAGCGACCCATTTAGGGAAAGCTAATTATACTAAAGAAGATGTTTCTAATATTAAAACTGAAAACGAATCTCTTGCACGCTCTGTTTCTATCATAAAATATGTTTACACCTTAGATTTTGATAATGTACAAACTGCATTAGTGGATTTAGGTGCTCAATTAGAAGATTTAAATAATTGGTTAGATTATAGACTTAATAAATCTTTTAAAGGAAGAAAAACTGGTGATAACGTAAATGACATTACAGATACTAAATACGGTAATAACAACGTAATGCCAATGAAAGAAGGCGAAGTTCACGGAACGTTCGTAGCAGGGATTATTGCAGCCGAAAGAAAGAACAACCGCGGTATAAAGGGTGTTGCAAACAATGTTTTAATTATGCCATTAAGAGTGGTTTCTGATGCTGATGAATACGATAAGGATGTTGCTTTAGCAATAAGATATGCTGTAGATAATGGAGCAAAGATTATTAATGGAAGTTTTGGAAAATATTATTCTCCACATCCAGAATGGGTCCAGGATGCCATTAAATATGCTGCGAGTAAAAATGTACTCTTCGTTCATGCATCTGGTAACGAATCTTTGGATATCGATACAAAAACCAATTTCCCTAATGACGATTTAAATGCAACCACTGAGATATCTGATAATTTCTTATCCATTGGCGCGTTGAATTCCAAGTACGGTAGCGGCTTAGTAGCAGATTATTCCAACTATGGCAGAAAGAATGTAGATATTTTTGCGCCAGGTTCGCAGATTTATTCAACTGAGCCGGGTAATAAATACGATTATGCAGACGGAACTTCGTTTGCATCTCCAAATGCTGCCGGTGTAGCCGCCCTTGTTTGGTCACAGTATCCAAACTTAACTGCTTCACAGGTTAAATCAATTTTAATAAATTCTGGTGTGGACCTTACTAACAAAGTTTCGGTAGGAGGAGACCCCAATAACGTAAAATCATTCAATACTATTTCAAAATCAGGTAAAATAGTAAACGCTTATAACGCGCTGATTATGGCACAACAGATGTCGGCACAATAA
- a CDS encoding ribonuclease P protein component, with amino-acid sequence MDFNFGRKERLKGKKLIEKLFREGKSVTSFPLKAIYLRTDFKDDTKIKAGFSVGKRNFKRAVDRNRIKRLMRESYRLDKASSFNNISASYALMILYLGKDGTDFESIEKKMKGVLAKLHERIAES; translated from the coding sequence ATGGATTTTAATTTTGGCAGAAAAGAAAGGCTTAAGGGCAAAAAGTTAATTGAAAAACTTTTTCGTGAAGGTAAAAGCGTAACCAGTTTTCCTCTTAAAGCTATCTATTTAAGGACAGATTTTAAGGATGATACCAAAATTAAGGCTGGGTTTTCTGTTGGTAAGAGAAATTTTAAAAGAGCGGTAGACCGCAATCGGATTAAGCGCCTTATGCGCGAATCTTATAGGTTGGACAAAGCGTCCTCTTTTAACAACATTTCTGCTTCTTATGCGTTAATGATTTTGTACCTTGGAAAGGATGGAACAGATTTTGAGTCCATTGAAAAAAAAATGAAGGGCGTCCTGGCCAAGTTGCACGAACGCATTGCCGAATCCTAA